One Paracoccus aminophilus JCM 7686 genomic window carries:
- a CDS encoding SulP family inorganic anion transporter, with the protein MRLSLTSLMPVLVWGRRYNRADLSSDLTAAVIVTMMLVPQSLAYAMLAGLPPQAGIYASVLPIILYAVFGTSRALAVGPVAVVSLMTASAVGQVAAAGTAGYAVAALTLALLSGLMLIALGLLRFGFLANFLSHPVIAGFIIASGLLIAAGQARHILGIRGGGNTLPEILHGLWLNIGGTNTPTLMIGLASLGFLVWVRKGMKPALKRLGAGEGLATLLTRAGPVFAIVATTAAVEALGLHEKGVAIVGTIPQGLPPLTLPGLSPDLLGALLLPAALISIIGFVESVSVAQTLAAKKRQRIDPDQELIGLGAANIGAAFTGGFPVTGGFARSVVNFDAGAATPAAGALTAIGLALAALALTPLLYFLPQATLAATIIVAVLSLVEPAILRRTWAYSRRDFASVLATILATLGFGVEAGVSTGVALSLLLHLLNTARPHVAEVGLVPGSQHFRNIQRHQVETLPGVLMLRVDESLYFANARAIETMVLDRLAADPAIREVVLMCSAVNVIDFSALESLEALAHELAAQKVRLHLSEVKGPVMDRLQGSRFLKDLNGKVFLSQYDAWRAIIADAPTVHLE; encoded by the coding sequence ATGCGCCTGTCCCTGACCTCTCTGATGCCGGTTCTTGTCTGGGGGCGGCGCTACAACCGGGCCGATCTGTCGTCCGACCTGACGGCGGCGGTAATCGTCACCATGATGCTGGTGCCGCAATCGCTGGCCTATGCGATGCTGGCGGGGCTGCCACCGCAGGCGGGAATCTATGCCTCGGTCCTGCCGATCATCCTTTATGCGGTCTTCGGCACCAGCCGGGCGCTGGCAGTGGGGCCGGTCGCCGTGGTCTCGCTGATGACTGCCTCGGCGGTGGGCCAGGTCGCCGCGGCCGGGACGGCGGGCTATGCGGTCGCCGCGCTGACACTGGCACTGCTGTCAGGGCTGATGCTGATCGCATTGGGGCTGCTGCGCTTTGGTTTTCTGGCGAACTTCCTGTCGCATCCGGTGATTGCGGGCTTCATCATCGCCTCGGGCCTGCTGATCGCCGCCGGGCAGGCGCGCCATATCCTTGGCATCAGGGGCGGCGGTAATACGCTGCCGGAGATCCTGCACGGGCTTTGGCTGAACATCGGCGGCACCAATACACCAACGCTGATGATCGGGCTTGCCTCGCTTGGATTTCTGGTCTGGGTGCGCAAGGGCATGAAGCCCGCGCTGAAACGGTTGGGCGCGGGCGAGGGGCTTGCCACGCTGCTGACCCGGGCTGGGCCGGTCTTTGCCATTGTCGCCACCACCGCCGCAGTCGAGGCCCTCGGTCTGCATGAAAAGGGCGTGGCAATTGTCGGAACCATCCCGCAGGGGTTGCCGCCCCTGACCCTGCCCGGCCTGTCGCCCGACCTGCTCGGGGCCCTGCTGCTGCCCGCCGCGCTGATCTCGATCATCGGCTTTGTCGAAAGCGTCTCGGTGGCGCAGACGCTGGCCGCGAAGAAACGCCAGCGGATCGACCCGGATCAGGAACTGATCGGGCTTGGCGCCGCCAATATCGGCGCGGCCTTTACCGGCGGCTTTCCGGTGACGGGAGGCTTTGCGCGCTCGGTGGTGAATTTCGACGCGGGTGCTGCCACGCCCGCCGCCGGGGCCCTTACCGCGATCGGTCTGGCGCTGGCGGCACTGGCGCTGACGCCGCTGCTTTACTTCCTGCCGCAGGCCACACTGGCGGCAACGATCATTGTCGCGGTCCTCAGCCTTGTGGAGCCGGCCATCCTGCGCCGCACCTGGGCCTATTCGCGCCGCGATTTTGCAAGCGTGCTGGCGACGATCCTTGCCACGCTGGGCTTCGGGGTCGAGGCCGGGGTATCGACCGGGGTCGCGCTGTCCCTGCTGCTGCATCTGCTCAATACCGCCCGCCCGCATGTGGCCGAGGTCGGGCTGGTCCCCGGCAGCCAGCATTTCCGCAACATCCAGCGCCATCAGGTCGAGACCCTGCCGGGCGTGCTGATGCTTCGGGTGGACGAGAGCCTCTATTTCGCCAATGCCCGCGCCATCGAGACCATGGTTCTGGACCGGCTCGCCGCAGATCCCGCAATCCGCGAAGTGGTGCTGATGTGTTCGGCGGTGAATGTGATCGACTTTTCCGCCCTGGAATCGCTTGAGGCGCTGGCGCATGAACTGGCGGCCCAGAAGGTGCGGCTGCACCTTTCGGAGGTCAAGGGCCCGGTGATGGATCGACTGCAAGGCAGCCGTTTCCTCAAAGACCTAAACGGCAAGGTCTTCCTGTCGCAATATGACGCCTGGAGGGCAATCATTGCGGACGCACCAACAGTCCATCTCGAGTGA
- a CDS encoding MBL fold metallo-hydrolase codes for MTCKPDLTMKPEVTPFFDPATNTISYVVKDPGSEACAVVDSVMDIDYAAGRISYESADRIIAFIREKALRLEWLIETHVHADHLSGAPYIQAALGGKIGIGRNITVVQETFGKVFNEGTEFQRDGSQFDRLFEDGDSYRIGAMTACTIHTPGHTPACMTHVIGDAAFVGDTLFMPDGGSARADFPGGDAGTLYDSIQRVLALSRETRLFMCHDYGPNGRDIAWETTVGEQRDHNIHVGQGRSREDFVAMREARDATLKMPTLIIPSLQVNMKAGELPPEENGKRFLKVPLGGL; via the coding sequence ATGACCTGCAAACCCGATCTGACCATGAAACCCGAGGTCACACCGTTTTTCGACCCGGCCACCAATACGATTTCCTATGTGGTGAAGGATCCGGGCTCTGAGGCCTGTGCCGTGGTCGATTCCGTGATGGATATCGACTATGCCGCCGGCCGCATCAGCTATGAAAGCGCCGACCGGATCATCGCCTTCATCCGCGAAAAGGCTCTGCGTCTCGAATGGCTGATCGAAACGCATGTCCATGCCGACCACCTTTCCGGCGCGCCCTATATCCAGGCCGCGCTTGGCGGCAAGATCGGCATCGGCAGGAACATCACCGTGGTGCAGGAAACCTTTGGAAAGGTCTTCAATGAGGGCACCGAATTCCAGCGTGACGGCAGCCAGTTCGACCGGCTGTTCGAAGATGGCGACAGCTACAGGATCGGGGCCATGACCGCCTGCACGATCCATACCCCCGGCCATACACCGGCCTGCATGACCCATGTCATCGGCGATGCGGCCTTTGTCGGCGATACGCTTTTCATGCCCGATGGCGGCTCTGCCCGCGCCGATTTCCCCGGCGGCGATGCCGGAACGCTTTATGACAGCATCCAGCGCGTGTTGGCCCTGTCCCGCGAAACCCGGCTTTTCATGTGCCACGACTACGGACCGAATGGCCGCGACATCGCATGGGAAACCACGGTGGGAGAACAGCGCGACCACAATATCCATGTGGGTCAGGGCCGCTCGCGCGAGGACTTTGTTGCCATGCGCGAGGCCCGCGACGCCACGCTGAAGATGCCGACCCTGATCATTCCCTCACTTCAGGTGAACATGAAGGCGGGCGAGTTGCCACCCGAGGAAAACGGCAAGCGCTTCCTCAAAGTGCCTCTTGGCGGGCTGTAA
- a CDS encoding DsrE family protein: MQSADFVATLFDGKSNPAKVTVAFTMALNAQQKSHGAMVLLMVEAVELGLPGATDGIDVGKPFEPVSDLLAKFRDGGGRIGICKSCMIHNGFSAEQMVPGYEIVTAPEVIDLMMAAKGSLQIT; the protein is encoded by the coding sequence ATGCAATCCGCAGATTTTGTCGCAACGCTGTTCGATGGCAAGTCCAATCCCGCAAAGGTCACCGTGGCCTTCACCATGGCGCTGAATGCGCAGCAAAAGAGCCATGGTGCGATGGTGCTTTTGATGGTGGAGGCGGTCGAACTGGGCCTGCCCGGCGCAACGGATGGCATCGACGTGGGCAAACCCTTCGAGCCTGTTTCCGATCTGTTGGCGAAGTTCCGCGACGGCGGTGGCCGCATCGGGATCTGCAAATCCTGCATGATCCACAATGGCTTTTCCGCTGAGCAGATGGTGCCGGGCTACGAGATTGTCACCGCACCCGAAGTCATCGACCTGATGATGGCGGCCAAAGGCTCGCTTCAGATCACCTGA
- a CDS encoding Crp/Fnr family transcriptional regulator — MNDWTAHFKELDQLPAALRKSLLHGSRKLDFPAGTRLFGAGQPADHLLLLLSGRIRVTQVSDSGREVVLYRIGAGESCVLTSACMLAYDDLATEGMAETDIEAIGIPRATFDEMMGLSPEFRGFVMRAWSRRVTDLLSLIDDIAFQRIDLRLAQRLLAMAEGDRVNVTHQQLATELGSAREVISRALAEFQRRGWIEQARGELRLTNRDALEKLTQSAEQ; from the coding sequence ATGAACGACTGGACCGCCCATTTCAAAGAGCTAGACCAGCTTCCCGCCGCGCTGCGCAAGTCGCTTTTGCATGGCAGCCGCAAACTGGACTTTCCCGCAGGAACACGGCTTTTTGGTGCGGGCCAGCCTGCCGATCACCTGCTTTTGCTGCTTTCCGGTCGGATCAGAGTCACTCAAGTGTCCGATAGTGGACGTGAAGTGGTTCTCTACCGTATCGGTGCTGGCGAAAGCTGTGTGTTAACCTCGGCCTGTATGCTGGCCTATGACGATCTGGCGACCGAGGGCATGGCCGAAACCGATATCGAGGCGATCGGTATCCCGCGTGCCACTTTCGACGAGATGATGGGACTTTCGCCCGAATTTCGAGGCTTTGTGATGCGGGCCTGGTCACGCCGGGTCACCGACCTGCTATCGCTGATCGACGACATCGCCTTCCAGCGCATCGATCTGCGCCTGGCACAGCGTCTTCTTGCCATGGCCGAGGGTGACAGGGTCAACGTCACGCATCAGCAACTGGCGACCGAGCTCGGTTCGGCGCGCGAGGTGATCAGCCGGGCGCTGGCGGAATTCCAGCGGCGGGGCTGGATCGAGCAGGCCCGGGGCGAGTTGCGGCTGACCAACCGGGATGCATTGGAAAAACTGACCCAGAGCGCGGAACAGTAA
- a CDS encoding AraC family transcriptional regulator yields the protein MTTDIAKPPDLDPADIAYILDPARPVLTHGRVIGTGQALRAHSHPRGQLLWAMRGVLRVVSNACIWLVPPSHAVWIPGGMEHQVTIEAEAELLNIYVDPSISVRKTNRPIPCCAVLLLTPLAREMIRRLGESDTSLPFDARLLRLCSVLLDELDLLTEAPLNLPGGQDERLTRVTRHLIGHPDEQSQLPELSQMAGASPRTMERLFRAETGLSFRQWRSKLRILSAIEALNRGESSTTIAFSMGYSSPSAFIAAFREAFGTTPQRFLSGNQT from the coding sequence ATGACAACAGATATCGCCAAGCCGCCAGATCTCGACCCGGCGGACATCGCCTATATCCTCGATCCGGCGCGACCGGTCCTGACCCATGGCCGGGTGATCGGGACGGGACAGGCCTTGCGCGCGCACAGCCATCCGCGCGGACAGTTGCTTTGGGCGATGCGCGGCGTTTTGCGGGTGGTCAGCAATGCCTGCATCTGGCTGGTGCCGCCCAGCCATGCGGTCTGGATCCCCGGCGGGATGGAACATCAGGTCACCATCGAGGCAGAAGCGGAGTTGCTGAACATCTATGTCGATCCGTCGATCTCGGTGCGAAAGACCAACCGTCCGATCCCCTGTTGCGCAGTGCTGCTGCTGACACCCTTGGCGCGCGAGATGATCCGGCGGCTTGGTGAAAGCGATACGTCGCTGCCCTTTGACGCGCGCCTGCTGCGCCTGTGTTCCGTTCTGCTTGATGAGCTGGACCTGCTGACCGAGGCACCGCTGAACCTGCCGGGCGGGCAGGATGAACGCCTGACGCGGGTGACGCGCCACCTGATCGGCCATCCCGACGAGCAGAGCCAATTGCCGGAACTGAGCCAGATGGCAGGTGCCAGTCCCCGCACGATGGAGCGGCTGTTTCGCGCGGAAACCGGGCTCAGTTTCCGGCAATGGCGGTCGAAACTGCGGATCCTCAGCGCCATCGAGGCACTCAATCGCGGTGAGAGCAGCACGACCATCGCCTTTTCCATGGGATACAGCAGCCCAAGCGCCTTCATCGCGGCCTTTCGCGAGGCGTTCGGAACCACACCGCAGCGGTTTCTGAGCGGCAACCAGACCTGA
- a CDS encoding NAD(P)/FAD-dependent oxidoreductase, translated as MAEFHSTRRGFIGLGAAGALALGLGGGAQAARLTTTARIVIIGAGAAGTTLANRLVERLDGATITVIDPRREHLYQPGLSLVAAGLKPANYVVSQTTDWLPSGITLIREKAAAIDPLAKTVSTESGQRLDYDFLVVAPGLVLDHAAIEGFSPDMVGQHGIGALYAGPDHAAKTWEAAHTFSEEGGIGLFTRPATEMKCAGAPLKHTFLIDDIASRGGAKGKYEVHYACPQQVLFSVPVVSEKIRMLFGERRIATHFGQTLTAIDHGAKRATFATVTTDPATGQAVNSTTEMDYDYLHVIPPQRAPDVIRQSGLSWTDKWSDQGWVECDMKTLRHLRYPEIFALGDVAGVPKGKTAASVKWQVPVVEDHLIAAIGGRDGTAVYDGYTSCPMITRVGRAMLVEFDYHNNLVPSFPGLIAPLEELWISWLMKEVALKATYNAMLRGKA; from the coding sequence ATGGCGGAATTCCACAGCACGCGGCGGGGCTTTATCGGCCTTGGTGCAGCGGGTGCGCTGGCCCTGGGTCTTGGCGGTGGCGCGCAGGCGGCGCGGCTGACGACGACGGCGCGGATCGTGATCATTGGTGCCGGTGCTGCGGGCACGACGCTGGCGAACCGGCTGGTCGAGCGGCTTGACGGGGCCACGATAACGGTGATCGACCCGCGCAGGGAACATCTCTACCAGCCGGGACTGTCGCTGGTCGCGGCCGGGCTGAAGCCCGCGAATTATGTTGTCAGCCAAACGACGGACTGGCTGCCGTCAGGCATCACGCTGATCCGGGAAAAGGCCGCCGCGATCGATCCGCTGGCAAAAACCGTCTCGACCGAAAGCGGTCAGCGGCTGGATTATGATTTTCTTGTGGTGGCACCCGGCCTTGTGCTGGATCATGCGGCAATCGAGGGGTTTTCCCCAGACATGGTCGGGCAGCACGGGATCGGGGCACTTTATGCCGGGCCCGACCATGCTGCAAAGACCTGGGAGGCCGCACATACATTCAGCGAAGAGGGCGGCATCGGCCTGTTCACCCGTCCCGCGACCGAGATGAAGTGCGCCGGTGCGCCGCTGAAACACACGTTCCTGATCGACGACATCGCAAGCCGTGGCGGCGCGAAGGGCAAATATGAGGTGCATTACGCTTGCCCGCAGCAGGTGCTGTTCTCGGTGCCGGTCGTTTCGGAAAAAATCCGGATGCTGTTCGGTGAACGCAGGATTGCCACGCATTTCGGTCAGACCCTGACTGCCATTGACCACGGTGCAAAGCGCGCGACCTTTGCAACTGTGACCACAGATCCTGCAACCGGCCAGGCGGTGAATTCCACCACCGAAATGGATTACGATTATCTGCATGTGATCCCGCCGCAGCGCGCGCCCGATGTGATCCGGCAATCGGGCCTGAGTTGGACCGACAAATGGAGCGATCAGGGCTGGGTCGAATGCGACATGAAGACGCTGCGCCATCTGCGCTATCCCGAAATCTTCGCGCTTGGCGATGTGGCGGGTGTGCCCAAAGGCAAGACCGCGGCCTCGGTGAAGTGGCAGGTGCCGGTGGTCGAAGACCATCTGATCGCAGCCATTGGGGGCAGGGACGGCACTGCGGTCTATGACGGCTACACCTCTTGCCCGATGATCACCCGCGTGGGCCGTGCGATGCTGGTGGAATTTGACTATCACAACAATCTGGTGCCGTCCTTCCCTGGTCTGATCGCGCCGCTTGAGGAGCTGTGGATTTCCTGGCTGATGAAGGAAGTGGCGCTGAAGGCCACCTATAACGCTATGCTGCGCGGCAAGGCATAA
- a CDS encoding YeeE/YedE family protein produces the protein MTEFTPFTSFSGGMLIGLAAVLLMAFHGRILGATGILSGLMRSGDGRDWSLRAVMLLGMVLAPGLILLATGTWPAMEVPVSMAAIIGGGLLVGIGVSYGGGCTSGHGVCGNARLSRRSITATISFMLAAFVTVYVTRHLIGA, from the coding sequence ATGACCGAGTTCACCCCCTTCACATCCTTCTCCGGTGGCATGCTGATCGGACTTGCTGCCGTTTTGCTGATGGCCTTCCATGGACGTATCCTTGGTGCGACAGGAATCCTGTCCGGCTTGATGCGCAGCGGCGATGGCCGCGACTGGTCTTTGCGTGCCGTCATGCTTCTGGGCATGGTGCTGGCACCGGGGCTGATACTCCTTGCAACAGGCACATGGCCCGCAATGGAGGTGCCGGTTTCCATGGCCGCCATCATTGGCGGCGGGCTTCTTGTCGGCATCGGCGTCAGCTATGGTGGCGGTTGCACCTCCGGGCACGGCGTCTGCGGCAACGCCCGCCTGTCGCGCCGCTCGATCACGGCAACGATCAGCTTCATGCTCGCAGCCTTCGTCACCGTCTATGTGACCCGCCACCTGATCGGAGCCTGA
- a CDS encoding DUF6691 family protein, whose product MRLLSALLIGLVFGTGIAVSGMFNPAKVLNFFDLAGSWDPSLAFVMGGALAVAIPGYRLVLARRAPRFEPKFQLPGTRLIDVKLVAGSAVFGIGWGIAGFCPGGALPALGTLRPEPLAFVAALICGLLIARGINGLIASRTQTA is encoded by the coding sequence ATGCGCCTACTTTCCGCTTTGCTGATCGGCCTGGTCTTCGGGACCGGGATTGCGGTCTCGGGCATGTTCAACCCGGCCAAAGTCCTGAACTTCTTCGATCTGGCCGGAAGCTGGGACCCCAGCCTTGCCTTTGTGATGGGCGGCGCGCTGGCGGTCGCCATCCCGGGATACAGGTTGGTTCTGGCGCGGCGCGCGCCGCGGTTCGAGCCGAAGTTCCAACTGCCCGGCACCAGGCTGATCGACGTGAAACTGGTCGCCGGATCGGCAGTCTTCGGCATAGGCTGGGGGATTGCGGGCTTTTGCCCCGGCGGCGCTTTGCCCGCGCTTGGCACCCTGCGCCCCGAGCCGCTGGCCTTTGTCGCAGCCCTGATCTGCGGCCTACTGATCGCGCGTGGCATAAACGGCCTGATCGCCAGCCGCACCCAAACCGCCTGA
- a CDS encoding DUF5368 domain-containing protein, with protein MQDLTFTTMIAVFEEIFGRSLFWLMVAAAIVVTGLYLYVLVRDRAVSWRKFLWAQVSMPFGAVAAVLFVQKVTSSGFRDIGGPIDVIVLLAVAAMGAVGAAILVYTAQSLMRGRAEKV; from the coding sequence ATGCAGGACCTGACATTCACCACCATGATCGCAGTGTTCGAGGAAATCTTCGGGCGCAGCCTTTTCTGGCTCATGGTTGCCGCCGCCATAGTGGTGACCGGGCTTTATCTCTATGTGCTGGTGCGGGATCGGGCGGTGTCCTGGCGCAAGTTCCTCTGGGCGCAGGTCTCGATGCCTTTCGGGGCGGTTGCGGCGGTGCTTTTCGTGCAAAAGGTCACCAGTTCGGGGTTTCGCGATATCGGCGGGCCGATTGACGTGATCGTCCTGCTGGCTGTGGCGGCAATGGGGGCGGTCGGCGCGGCGATCCTCGTCTATACCGCGCAATCGCTGATGCGTGGCCGCGCAGAGAAGGTTTGA
- a CDS encoding YgaP family membrane protein, giving the protein MLKNLGQTDRILRLAAGIVIAAIAWFYGANWPILGPVLWIVAAVLLLTAAFATCPAYRLVGLSTCPLKKK; this is encoded by the coding sequence ATGCTGAAAAATCTTGGCCAGACCGACCGCATTCTGCGGCTGGCTGCTGGCATCGTCATCGCTGCCATTGCCTGGTTCTACGGCGCAAACTGGCCAATCCTCGGCCCTGTGCTGTGGATCGTCGCGGCAGTCCTGTTGCTGACCGCCGCTTTCGCCACCTGCCCGGCTTACCGTCTGGTCGGTCTCTCGACCTGTCCGTTGAAAAAGAAATGA
- a CDS encoding OsmC family protein gives MTTAPQRNIVKARESGFGPFGQYINIGHHILGADEPGTFGGQDTGPDPFELVMAGLGACTTMTIRMVAGRRKIALDDVSVEVRHLRAPPMNMGTDSAPSGQKPHAFERVVTLLGDLTPEDRAFLIAMADKCPVHKLLEGEAEIVTREAEAA, from the coding sequence ATGACCACTGCTCCGCAACGCAACATCGTCAAGGCCCGTGAAAGCGGCTTTGGCCCCTTTGGGCAATATATCAATATCGGCCACCATATTCTTGGTGCCGATGAGCCTGGCACCTTTGGCGGCCAGGATACCGGGCCGGACCCGTTCGAACTGGTGATGGCCGGGCTTGGCGCCTGCACCACGATGACCATCCGCATGGTGGCAGGCCGCAGGAAAATCGCACTCGATGATGTCTCGGTCGAGGTGCGCCATTTGCGCGCCCCGCCGATGAATATGGGCACGGATAGCGCGCCTTCTGGCCAGAAGCCGCATGCGTTCGAACGCGTCGTGACCCTGCTTGGCGATCTGACGCCCGAGGATCGGGCCTTCCTGATCGCGATGGCCGACAAATGCCCGGTCCACAAGCTGCTGGAGGGCGAAGCCGAGATCGTCACGCGTGAGGCAGAGGCGGCATGA
- a CDS encoding SLC13 family permease — protein MKHALVALVALLALVLALVPPAMLGPDQARILGIVLVTLVLWATNLVQGYLASLIFFAVLLVFGLAPPDLVFLGFQSTAVWLIVSGFVIGAAISISGLGAILARALSPLLTGSYPRLIAGLMAVSVLLSFLMPSSVGRAVVMVPVGMALADQMGFGPGSKGRIGIASVLAIGTNMPGFAILPSNIPNMVLSGAAETIQNVHFGYMKYLLLHFPVLGLLKAAAVVMLILWIFPARTGEAMSPREAVQEGGPASRRVLIRVGLILLATLALWMTDSLHGVNSAWIGLVAAVLLLLPGVGVVTPPAFRASVDFGMLLFVAGALALGALVNASGLGAMLGQGLIAILPLETGADAVNFASLSVMSVVTGLLATMPGVPAVLTPMAGDLAAQTGFSVEAVLMTQVIGFSTVIFPYQVGPLIVAMQMSGEKLGHLLKITLPLAAITLFLLLPLDFLWWKLLGVL, from the coding sequence ATGAAACATGCCCTTGTGGCGCTTGTCGCCCTGCTGGCGCTTGTTCTGGCGCTGGTGCCGCCCGCGATGCTGGGCCCGGATCAGGCCCGGATCCTCGGGATCGTGCTGGTGACCCTCGTGTTGTGGGCCACGAATCTTGTGCAGGGCTATCTTGCCAGCCTGATCTTCTTTGCGGTGCTGCTGGTCTTCGGGCTCGCCCCGCCGGATCTGGTCTTTCTGGGCTTTCAGTCGACGGCGGTCTGGCTGATCGTTTCCGGCTTTGTGATCGGCGCGGCGATTTCGATATCCGGGCTGGGTGCGATACTGGCGCGAGCGCTGTCACCTTTGCTGACCGGCAGCTACCCACGCCTGATCGCCGGCCTGATGGCGGTTTCGGTGCTGCTGAGTTTTCTGATGCCGTCGTCGGTGGGTCGCGCGGTGGTCATGGTGCCGGTGGGGATGGCTCTGGCGGATCAGATGGGCTTTGGCCCCGGATCGAAAGGCCGGATCGGCATCGCATCGGTGCTGGCCATCGGCACCAATATGCCGGGCTTTGCCATATTGCCTTCGAACATACCGAACATGGTGCTGTCGGGCGCGGCAGAGACGATCCAGAACGTACATTTCGGCTATATGAAGTATCTCTTGCTGCATTTCCCCGTGCTGGGCTTGCTGAAGGCCGCAGCGGTGGTGATGCTGATCCTGTGGATTTTCCCCGCGAGGACAGGCGAGGCGATGTCGCCGCGCGAAGCCGTGCAGGAAGGCGGCCCCGCCAGCCGCAGGGTTCTGATCAGGGTGGGGCTTATCTTGCTGGCAACGCTGGCCTTGTGGATGACCGACAGCCTGCATGGTGTGAACTCGGCCTGGATTGGTCTTGTTGCGGCAGTGCTTTTGCTTTTGCCGGGGGTCGGTGTGGTCACTCCGCCTGCATTCAGGGCATCGGTCGATTTCGGGATGCTGCTGTTCGTTGCCGGGGCATTGGCGCTTGGCGCGCTGGTCAACGCCTCGGGTTTGGGGGCGATGCTGGGTCAGGGCCTGATCGCCATCCTTCCCCTGGAAACAGGCGCGGACGCGGTCAATTTTGCCTCGCTTTCGGTCATGTCGGTGGTGACCGGGCTTTTGGCCACGATGCCGGGTGTGCCAGCGGTACTGACCCCGATGGCGGGCGATCTTGCGGCACAGACGGGGTTTTCGGTAGAGGCGGTTCTGATGACGCAGGTGATCGGTTTCTCGACCGTGATATTCCCCTACCAGGTTGGGCCGCTGATCGTCGCCATGCAGATGTCGGGCGAAAAGCTGGGGCATCTGCTGAAGATCACCCTGCCGCTGGCTGCGATCACCCTGTTCCTGCTGTTGCCCTTGGATTTTCTGTGGTGGAAACTGCTCGGCGTCCTGTGA
- a CDS encoding TIGR01244 family sulfur transferase, with amino-acid sequence MDIRHHTPQIGICGQISPDDIPALVKSGYRLLICNRPDGEEPGQPGFALIAAAASAAGIGALHLPVSGPADIAAQAPALAGALRNAPGPALLWCRSGARSSALCAAAGV; translated from the coding sequence ATGGATATTCGCCACCACACGCCGCAGATCGGCATCTGCGGCCAGATCAGCCCCGACGACATCCCGGCGCTGGTCAAATCCGGCTACCGCCTCCTGATCTGCAATCGCCCTGACGGCGAAGAGCCGGGTCAGCCGGGATTTGCCCTGATCGCCGCCGCAGCGAGCGCGGCCGGGATCGGAGCGCTGCATCTGCCGGTTTCCGGGCCAGCCGATATTGCAGCCCAGGCCCCGGCGTTGGCCGGGGCCCTGCGCAATGCTCCCGGACCAGCCTTGCTCTGGTGTCGTTCAGGGGCGCGCAGCAGCGCGCTTTGCGCCGCCGCCGGTGTCTGA